The genomic DNA CTTATGCTGTTCAAGATTTGCCTTGCGCAAAACCTCAAGCGGCCCCGCCACGTCGAGCAGAAGCACACGCGGCGGGATTACGACATAAACCGGAACTACCCGGACAATGTCCTCTTGGTCACTCATGCTGCCTTCCGTTCTCCGGACGTGGCGAGCGCCTGTTCCACAGTTACGATACGAGCAAAGCGATTGACCAGAACAAGCTCCGTGCGAGCCTTGATGTCCGCAGCGCTCCACTCATGGCCGCTTGCGTCAGTCATGGGAAAGGTCAATGTCGCTTCACTGACGAAATCGACGTGATATCCAAAATCCGATGCCTGCCGTGTTGTCGTCTCGCAGCATTGCTCTGTGCGGATACCCGAAACCAGCACACGGCGGATACCATTGGCAACCAGCCACACATCAAGCCCGCTTCCAACCAGCGCGCTGTGGCGGCGCTTGCGGAAAACCGCGTCGGGTTCAATCGACAGCGGCGAAATCGCCTTCACCAGACCCGATGCTTCCGAGAATGGGCCTTCATTCTCGACATGGAAAATCTGCACCACCGGAATACCGGCACGCTTGGCGCCATCGATCAGTGCCTGCTGGCGTTCAATATAGGCGCTAACCTCTTCGTCCCGGTAGTAAGGCCGGTGGCGGAATGACTCCTGAGCGTCGATAACCAGCAAAGCTGTATCTTGAGCGGACATTTTTGTTCTCCCTATAAAAAGACTATAGGGAGAGAATACGCCTTGCAACTTGGATCAAAAGCCACCTGACGGACAAAGAGCGGACAGATCACGCCAACACGTTACCAGCTCCTTACCTTAAAGAATATCCCCAAGAGGAGGTGCATACTTTGCTGGCGTAAACTCCACAACGTCATAAGTTGCCAGTCCGTGTTGCCTGAAAGGGTCAAGCCTCAGTATCGCGTCCAGCTCACTCTTGCTGACCTTACCGCTTGCAAGGATCACGCCGCCGTTTCGTGGGTTTTTCGGCCCGGAAGCCAGGAAAACGCCATCCGCATATTGCCGGTCCAGAAACTCCCGATGCGCTTCGAGATGCCTCCCGATCTCCTCAAGAGGCTTGATGTAGGTCAGGTTGACAACGAACATGAGACGACCTTCAGCGATGCGGCAATGCCTCGAGGAATTCCACCGGCTCGCCCTTGTTGGCGTTGACGATCTCCGCTTCCCACATCACCTTGATGCCGCGCACAAAAGTGCCAATCGGCCATCCGGTAACAGTTTTGCCATGATAGGGTGTCCAGCCGGCTTTCGAACCGGCCTGCTCATGCGTGATCGTTTCGCGGCGCTTCATGTCCACGATGGTCAGGTCGGCATCGTAGCCGACTGCAATACGACCCTTGCGCGCCATGCCAAAAATACGGTTCGGGCCGTGGCTGGAAAGATCGACGAAGCGCTCCAGCGTGAGCCTGCCCGCATTGATGTGATCAAGCATGATGGGCACCAGCGTCTGCACGCCTGTCATGCCAGACGGGGAAGCCGGATAAGGCTTCTGCTTTTCTTCCAGCGTATGCGGAGCGTGGTCAGAACCGAGTACATCGACAATACCCTGATCTATACCCTTCCATACGCCATCGCGGTGACGCTTGTCACGGACAGGCGGGTTCATCTGGATGAGATTGCCGAGTGTCTTGTAGTCGTCTGCCGACAAGGTGAGATGATGCGGCGTTGCTTCGCACGTCGCGACATCCTTGTGATCTTTCAGGAAGTCGATTTCTTCGGCTGTGGAGATATGCAGTACGTGAATGCGGGCGCCAGTATCGCGAGCGATGCGCACAAGCCGTTCCGTGCATTGAAGTGCTGCAACTTCATCGCGCCAGACCGGATGGCTCGACGGGTCACCCTGCACGCGCAGGCCTTCGCGTTCTTTCAACCGGAACTCGTCTTCAGAGTGGAAGGCCGCGCGACGGCGCGTATTCTTCAGGATCGAACGAACGCCATCATCGTCTTCAACAAGCAGATCGCCGGTGGACGATCCCATGAAAACCTTGATCCCGGCAGCGCCCGGCAAGCGCTCCAGTTCAGCAACGTCGTTTGCATTGTCGCGCGTACCACCGACCCAGAAAGCGAAATCGCAATGCATGCGATGGCGGCCACGACGAATCTTGTCTTCCAGCGTCTCGGCGGAAGTGGTGAGCGGCTTGGTGTTCGGCATCTCGAACACGGAGGTCACCCCACCCAGCACGGCTGCGAGTGAACCGGTTTCGAGATCTTCCTTGTGTTCAAGGCCAGGTTCGCGGAAATGGACCTGGCTATCCACCACGCCGGGCAGAATATGCAGGCCGGTGCAGTCGATCACCTCACCTGCGGTATGTGTGGAAAGAGAGCCTATGGCAGCGATGCGACCATTGCGAATACCGACGTCGCGTTGGCCTATACCGTCGTGATTGACGATGGTTGCACCCTTCAAAATCGTATCGAATGTTTCGGCCATAGTTGTCTCCTGCCAGATTGATAGGACTTGCGAGCCTTTCCATTGGGGCTTACGTAACGAAGGCGCGAAAGGCAAGGACGAAGCGATGACGACGGCAGTTGAAGTGGTAAATCTTTCAAACAGGGCTTTGGTTCATATCACTGGCGAAGAGGCGGAAAAATTTCTGCAGGCTGTGATTACCACCGACCTCGACAAGCTTGGACCGGACAACCTGAAACCGGGAGCATTGCTCGCTCCGCAAGGGAAAATCCTGTTCGATTTTCTCGTTTCACGCATTGATGGCGGCTTGCGTTTCGATCTCCCGGCAAGCATTGCCGCCGATTTCATCAAGCGTATCACCCTCTACAGGCTGCGTGCAAAAGCCGAAATAACGCAACTACCAGAATCGCTTGTCAGTGTTTCCTGGCAAACTGAATCACATCCTTCACAGAATGATTCAATCAAGCGGGACAGCCGCTTTCCGACCGAGCTGAACGTACACCGGATTTACGGTCCGGCCGATGGCACGACCGATGAAAGCGCATGGACAAAGCTGCGCGCAGAGTATGGCATAGCGGAAGGCGAAACGGATTTCGCTTATAATGACGTCTTCCCGCATGACGTCAATTTCGACCAGACCGGCGGCGTTTCCTTCCCGAAAGGCTGTTTCATCGGGCAGGAAGTCGTGTCGCGCATGCAGCATCGCGGTACGGCTCGGCGGCGCGTTCTGGTGGCGCACTCCGATGGAAATCTACCTCCGATGGGTACGTCCATTACCGTTGATGGGCGCGAGATCGGCACGACAGGAAGCTCCGCTGACACTATCGGCATCGCGCTTGTGCGCATCGATCGCGCCAAGGATGCGATAGATGCGGGCAGTCCGATTCTGGCTGGCGAAACGCCCATAACACTCACCTTGCCGCCTCATGTGCGGTTCGCGTTTCCGGAAGCTGAAGCGGGTAACGCCTGATGGCAAGCGCCGACCGATCTTCCGGCAAGACACGTGCCTGGCAGCGCATGTTGTCGGGACGCCGTCTCGACCTGCTTGACCCCTCGCCGCTCGATATTGAAATCGAAGATATTGCTCACGGCCTTGCCCGTGTTGCGCGCTGGAACGGTCAGACTGTTGGTGAACATGCATTTTCGGTTGCACAGCACTCGCTGCTCGTGGATCAGATATTCAACCGGCTGGTGCCCGATGCCAGCGTTGAATGGCAGCTATTGTCACTCCTGCACGACGCACCGGAATATGTGATCGGTGACATGATCTCGCCCTTCAAGGCGGTGATGGGTGGTAATTACAAGATAATTGAAACGCGACTGGAAAACGCAATTCACCTGCGCTTCTCGCTACCGATTACCGTGCCCGTCCAACTCAAGACGCTGATCAAGCGCGCGGATCAGGTTGCCGCTTTCTTTGAAGCCACACGACTTGCCGGTTTCACCGAGACCGAGGCCGTTAAATATTTCGGGCGCCCGCGTGGCTTCGACCCCGCAGGGCTGGATATCGCACCGCGCCCCACACAAGACGTGCAGACGGATTTCCTGGCGCGATTTGCGGCATTGGACAAGGCGCGACACCCTCGATGAGCCGGATCGTCGTGACGCCCTTGTCGCAACTGGCAACACAACTCGCATCGCACCAGCCAAGCCATGTCGTGACGCTTGGAAGCGAGGCTCCGGTGGCTCTGCCTGATGGATACGATGCCAATCGCCTGTCACTGACGTTCAACGATATTATTGAGCCACGCGAGGGGCTGATTGCCCCCGATGAAAGCCATGTGCGGGGACTTCTGAACTTCGCGAAGAGCTGGCCCATGGACGCGCCTTTGCTCATCCATTGTTATGCTGGCATTTCTCGTTCTACGGCCGCGGCTTATATCATCGCTTCCGCATTGAACCCGACGCTGGACGAAAGCGAGCTCGCCGCGCTTGTTCGCAGCCTGTCACCATCTGCGACGCCGAATATCCGGCTCATATCACTCGCAGACCAAATTTTGGAGCGACAAGGGCGAATGGTTGCGTCCATACGCGCAATCGGACGCGGAGCGGATGCCTTCGAAGGTGAGGTTTTCAGCCTGCCTGTGAGAACAGGATCAAATGCATCTAAGGGCTGATTGCCCGCCCGAGAGCATTCAAAAACCCACCCCGCGCATCAGGCGGTGTTACAGCACGCGGCTCCCAAACATGCCGCATCAGAAAATAGCCTGTCATCGTGAACGCATGATCGATGTCGTCATAGGACGACGCGCGAACAGCCGTGTTGTTGACGAAGCCGGGTAGCAGCAGAAGTTTGTCAGCCCATGGCGCACCCGCATCACGGCAGACCGCGCGCCCGGATTTCGGCGACACATAGATCAGGTCTTCCTTGACGCCTGTTGCCGCGCATTTCTTGAGATCAAGGCCGAAGCCCAGCTCTTCAAGCATCATCACTTCAAAACGCAGCACCAGTTCGCCGGAGGCCAGCGGATCGTCAAAATGTTCGATGATGAGCCGCAATGTCTCATAGAGGCCGCGATGCGGATCGCGTTCCGGCAGGAGACGCAAATGGGAAGCCGCCAGTTGGATACCGTATAACGCCACCGGCGTTTCGATGAGGCGGGCGGCGGCAAATTCCAGCGGTTCGATGGTAAAACTGCCCATATGCTCGTCCAGCCGCGCCCACCATGTCACGTCCACATGATTGCCCGGCTGTAGCAAAGGCTGCATGCGGCGGGAACGCCCGCCGCGCACCATACCCATATGGCGGCCATGCTCACGGGTCATCACTTCCACGATGGCGCTTGTCTCGCCATGGCGTCTTGTCCCGAGAATTATGCCTTCATCGCGCCATTCCATGGCCGCCAGTCTTATAATTTAGGTTGGAAAATCAAGACCCATTTCACGATAGCGTTCCGGGTCGTTGCCCCAGTTCTCACGCACTTTCACGAAAAGGAAGAGATGAACCGTCTGTTCCAGTATCTCGGAGATTTCCTTACGCGCGGATTGCCCGATTGCCTTGATCGTCTCGCCCTTGTGGCCAAGTACGATCTTCTTCTGGCTTTCGCGCTCGACATAGATCACCTGCTCGATGCGGACTGATCCATCCTTGCGCTCTTCCCAGCGTTCGGTTTCCACCGTCGACGAGTAAGGCAGTTCTTCATGCAGGCGCAGATAGAGCTTTTCGCGTGTGATTTCGGCTGCAAGCTGCCGCATCGGCATGTCGGAAATCTGATCTTCCGGATAATACCAAGGACCGTTCGGCACGTTCTCTGCGAGATATTTCGCAAGATCCTTGCAGCCCGATCCGTTCAGCGCCGAGATCATGAAGGTCTGGTCGAACGCGACCAGCTCGTTGGCCTTGCGGGCAAGCTCCAACAAAACCGGCGGATCGACACGATCAACCTTGTTGAGCACCAGAACCTTCTTCCGGCGCACATCCTTCATGCTCGAAAGCAGCGCTTCGGCGTTCTCGTTCAAACCGCCTTGCGAATCGAGAAGAACGAGAATGATGTCGGCATCCTTCGCACCGCCCCAGGCCGTGGTGACCATGGCACGGTCGAGCCTGCGCTTCGGCCGGAAAATACCAGGTGTGTCCACCAGGACGATCTGCGCCTGATCTTCGATGAATATGCCGCGCACAAGAGCGCGTGTCGTCTGCACCTTGTGCGTGACGATAGAAACCTTCGTTCCCACAAGCTGGTTGACCAGCGTGGATTTCCCCGCATTCGGCGCCCCGATCAACGCCACGAAGCCGGACCGGGTCTGGCCTGCCTCGTTTTCGCCGTCAGCCGGCGTCGTCCGATTGTTCATTTTTTATCCTTCCAGACGATATTTCCTTGCAGAACGCCGCCGTCCCCTGCGTACGGCATTCCGGATACGACAAAACCGCCGACGAAAGCGACACAGCGTAATTGACTGATTATAACCGATCTCGACTTAAAAAACGCCAACTCTTGCATCAAGCGGAATCGTCACGCTTCCAGACGCCTTCGCGATAAAGCATCGCTTCCGCCGCATTCTGTTCGGCTATTCTTTTGGAACGCCCCTCACCCGTTTCCGTGGCAAAGCCCTTGACCGTAACCTCCACCGCAAACAGCGGATCATGGTCCGGACCGGTGCGGCTTATGATGGCGTATGAAGGATGGACGTTGCCCTGCTGGTGTGCCCATTCCTGCAGTTCCGTCTTGGCGTCACGGCGGGCAGCGCCCGTTTGCAGAGACCGCTTCTCCCAGTAGCGCTTGACGAAAGGCCGCACGGCCTCCAGTCCGCCATCGAGATAGATCGTGGCGATCAGTGCTTCGACAACATCGGCGCGGACATTCAAAAGACGCTTGTCATTCAGCGACTTGATATCGGAACCGGTATGGATGAGGTTGGCGAGACCGATCTCATCGGCAATCGCCGCACAGGTTTCTGCGTTCACCAGCGCATTGAGGCGAACCGACAGTTCACCTTCGGATGCGTCCGGAAACTCATCGAACAGCATTTCCGCGACGGTCAGTCCCAGAACGCGGTCCCCGAGAAATTCGAGACGTTCATAATTTGCGCGCGATGGCGCCTGCACACTTGAGTGGGTGAGCGCACGATCCAGCCGTTTCAAATTGAGAAAACGGTGTCCGGTGCGCTCCTCCAGGATTGCTGCTGCCTGATTTGCCGAAGCCATTTCAGTTTCCGGTTACAGCTGTATGAGGCGCGGCATTGACTGAACTGAACAGTCGGCCAAAGCGCACATCAGTCGGCCATTTCCAGATTTCCAGCGGGCTCGCCTTGTCGGCGATCGAGAAGAAGATGATGTTTGCGCGCCCGACAAGATTCTCAAACGGAACATAGCCAACGCCGAAACGGCTATCGAGCGAGTTGTCACGATTGTCCCCCATCATGAAGTAATGGCCGGCTGGAACCTCGAAAACACGCGTATCGTCACCGATGGAGTTTGGCGACAGATCAAGCGTGTCGTAGGTCACGCCGTCCGGCAAGGTTTCACGATAGACTTCGACGGGACGGTTCTGTTCGGTGACATCGGGATTGTTGATCGTGCCGATGCGATCGCGCTTGACCGCCTGATCATTGATATAAAGCACACCACCGCGCATCTGCACACGATCACCCGGCAGGCCGATTACACGCTTGATGTAGTCGACGGAAGGATCGCTCGGCAGTTTGAACACCACCACGTCACCGCGCTTCGGTTCGGCACTCCAGATGCGACCTGAAAACAAATCCAGTCCGAACGGCAGTGAATAGCGCGAATAGCCATAGGCATATTTCGAAACGAACAGATAATCGCCTTCGAGAAGCGTGGGGCGCATGGAGCCCGACGGTATGCTGAAAGGCTGGAAAAGAAGGGTGCGTATGACCAGTGCCAGCAGCAGCGCCTGCACGATAACGCTGATGGTTTCGCCAAGGCCGCCGGATTTTTTTGTCTCACTCTTGCTGGACACGCTCATTGTATCTCCGCTTCCGATAACGCGATCTAATAACGACTATGAATGCATGACGCAATCAGGCCACCGGCAGAACGCCGGTTTATCGCACGATTATGAGCAGGAGTTTACCTGTCACAACCACAACTATTTCGTCTCTGTGCCTGATCCAAAAGTCGCCATGCCTTGCTGCAAATGGCATTTTTCTGCGCTTCCGGTGCTCATGTACCTTTAAGTACACTGCGCTCCGGTTCTCGAAAATCACCATTCTCGCTGCGGCCTGACGCATTTTGATTCAGACACTCAGGCAGGGCTTCGATGATCACGAACGCCTGCGCGAGAGGAAAATCATCGGTAATTGTCAGATGTATGGCGGCGCGTGTTCCGGCGGGCAAGAGTTTCTGCAGCTGCTTCGCCGCACCACCGGTCAAATGCATGGTGGGCTTTCCGGAAGGGGCATTGACCACACCCATGTCCCGCCAGAAAACGCCCTGAGCTATGCCAGTTCCAAGCGCCTTCGCACAGGCTTCCTTCGCCGCAAAGCGCTTTGCATAAGATGCAGCACGCTGCTTGCGCCCGTCCGATTTTTTCTGCTCGACCTCGGTAAAAACCCTGTTGCGAAAGCGATCGCCGTGTCGTTCCAGCGCGCTTTCGACACGACGAATATCGATGAGATCGCTGCCTATACCGACGATCATACTTTCTGAAGCTCCTGTTCGCGGTGCAGGCGATGCTTTTCGGCAAGGCGTTCGATACGGCGACGGCGGAAGGCCGAGACGGCAAACCGGGTAACGAAATAGACCACGACAGCGAATGCTGCGCCCAGAATCGTTGAGCCGAATAGCATCGGCTTCAAAAGCGGCGTCCAGATTTCATCGAGATGCATGGTTTCCAGCGCCCGCCCGAGATGAACTGGCGGAGCATCGTCGATGCTTCCATTCATGATGAAGCGGCCCAGCTCGAATGTGCTGCCCCAGATGAATGGCAGGGTCAGCGGATTGGCAAGCGTCGTGCCAAGTGCCGCGGCGGCAATATTTCCGGCAAGGAAATAGGCCAGCACGATTGCGATGATGAGATGGAAGCCAAAGAAAGGCGTGAACGCCGAAAACACGCCCACGGCCAAACCAGCTGCGACAGCATGAGGCGAGGCAGTGATGCGCAGAATCCGCTTGCCACCGTACCGGAAGGAACGGGAGAAGGAGCGGCGCGGCCAGACCAGAAGCCTTAAGCGCTCTTTTCTGGTCGGAGGATTACGGCGTTGAAACAGCATGCGCTTCTATTAATGCTCTCCCATCGCGGAGACAATTGTTATTATTCGGCCAAAACTGCGGCGTTGTCGCTGCGCTCAAACGGAACAGTGTCCAGTCGAGGCAAATAAAACCGCGGCGAAACACCGAGCATCCTGCGGAACATCGTCGTGAAAGCGGAAACGCTGTCATAACCCAAATCCAGTGCCACGCTCGTCACCGCCTCCCCTTCTGCCAGGCGGGGAACTGCCGCAAAAAGACAGGCCTGCTGGCGCCAGACTGAAAGGCTTACGCCAGTCTCCCGTTGGAAATGCCGGGTGAACGAGCGCCGGCTCATCGCCATCCTGTCCGCCCAGTCATCAATTGTGGCGCGCGAAGAAGGCTTTTTCACGAATTCACGACACAGTTTCTGCAAGCGCGGATCCGATGGAAAAGGCAGGCCCAGCGAGCGTTGCGGCAATGTGTGAAGGTCCCGCAGGATCAGTTCGATCACCAGAGCATCACGGCTATCCGGTTCCGGCGTGCTGTCCTGCGTCGTTGCATCCGTTATGAGGCATCGCATGAGATCGGTAAGCCCGACCACGTGGAGATAATCCGGTACGCCCGAGACGGCATCGACGCAGATGTAAATCGACCGCATGAAGACTTCGCCGAGGATTTCGACCGAGTGCTCCACACCTGCCGGTATCCACATGGCGTGGTCACTGGGAATCATCCAGCGTCCAGCATCCGTCGTCACCAGCACCACTCCTTGTGAGGCGCAGAGAAGTTGTGCCCGGCTATGACGGTGGCGCGGCACAAAATAGCCGTCGGGATAGCGTGTCGGCAAGGCAATCACTGGCCCGCTCATGCCTTCCAGCATGGCAATACGCTGCTCGTGGAACTTCTGCAGTTCCTCGCTTCCCGGCAGTAAAAGCCCCGGCGGAGACTTTGGTTTCATTGCAGTTCTGCCCTGCGTTTGGCCCACTCTCGAAACTATTGGACCAAATCACGAAAGCGGGCGAGAGGCAATAGTCCTATTAATGGCTTGCTGAGAATGGGTCGCGACATTCGCTGGCGGAATGAATTTGACGTTTGAATCGGACAAGTACCGGTTCAGACGTCAAATTCGCGAATTTTCGCTGGTTTCTCATCAACACCCCGTAATTTTCTTGAGGGTCTTGTTTCCTGTTTTCGGATGGTATCTGCAGGAAATATGCCTGAGAGCCTGGATCAAAAAGCGTCATGTGTGTGCGAAAATGGTGATTTTCGAGTACCGGAGCGCAATGTACTTCTAAGCATGGTCCCGAAAAGTTGCAGACTTTTCGGATAAGACTACGCACCAGAGAAAGCTACATGAGCACCGGAACGCAGACAAATTGCCATTTGCAGCCACACAGGGCGACTTTCGGAACAGGCTCTGAAGACCGGCTTTCATCTTCGGAGAAGTAGTATGAGCATGAGTGCTGCACAGCAGCCATCAAACAGCGGCGCGGATAATACTGTCCTCGCTATTATTCTGGCCACAAGCATGGGCCATTTCCTGAACGACATGATGCAGTCGCTCCTTCCTGCCATCTATCCGATGCTGAAGGATAACTACAGCCTGTCATTCTGGCAGATCGGCCTCCTGACATTCACTTTCCAGATGACGGCATCGATCCTGCAGCCGCTCGTGGGTATCTATACCGACCGCAAGCCGATGCCTTATTCCCTGCCTTTCGGAATGGGCTGTACGCTTGTCGGGCTGATCTTTCTGGCAACGGCACATCACTATTCGATCTTGCTTCTGGGGGCGGCCTTTGTCGGTTTCGGCTCGTCCGTCTTCCATCCGGAAGCAGCTCGCGTGGCGCGTCTTGCCTCGGGTGGGCGTCATGGCTTCGCGCAATCCCTGTTTCAGGTGGGCGGCAATTTCGGCTCGTCGATTGGCCCGCTTCTGGCAGCGTTCATCGTTCTGCCTTTCGGCCAGATCAGCGTGTCGTGGTTCTCCGTCGCCGCACTGATCGGCATGATGCTGCTCTGGTATGTCAGCAATTGGTATAATCGCTACCGGATTGCCAATGCCAGCAAGGCGAAGCCCGACAAGACCCTTCCGCTTCCACGCAACAAGGTTCTGGTGTCCGTTGGCGTTCTGGCAATGCTGGTCTTCACCAAGTACATCTACATGGCCAGCCTGACGAGCTACTACACCTTCTACACCATTAGCCATTTCGGCGTGACGGTGCAGGCATCGCAGCTGCTTCTGTTCCTGTTCCTCGGTGCAGTAGCTGCGGGAACGATCATCGGTGGTCCGATCGGCGACAAGATCGGCGCGCGCAAGGTGATCTGGGCATCGATCCTCGGCGTCCTGCCGTTCACGCTGGCCCTGCCCTATGCGAACCTGGAAATGACGGCGATACTGACGGTTATCATCGGCCTGATCCTCGCCTCAGCCTTCCCGGCAATCGTGGTGTTCGCACAGGAATTGCTGCCAGGACGCGTCGGCATGGTGTCAGGCCTGTTCTTCGGCTTTGCTTTCGGCATGGCCGGTATCGCAGCCGCCGTCCTCGGTATCGTGGCCGATCACAAGGGCATCGAGTATGTTTACACCATCTGCTCGTATCTGCCGCTGCTCGGCTTGCTGACGATTTTCCTGCCCAAGCTGGAAAAGAACCGCAAGGCCTGACCCATATGAAAACGCACAGCCCGAGAAGCAGTTCACGCTCCTCGGGCTGTGCTCAAAATAGTGGAGCACCGCACGTCCCCCAACGGCGGTGCTCCCATGCTACTGACCTTTTGACGGCCCGGTGCAGCAGCATTCTCTTGATAGAGCATCATCCGCTCTATCTCTTTGTTCCAACGCAAGTTCAGACGGCGAAACTGAAGCCGTGCATCGTCTCCCTGCGAAATTCATCGAAAGCAGCCGCAACCAGACGGATCAGCGGCTTGCCGTCGCTTGTTGCGCTGATGACACCACTGCGGACTTCCACAAGCCCGTCAGCCACCAGAGGTCGCAACAAGGCCAGCTCATCGGAAAACTCCACGCCCGGCGCCGTGGTATTCAGATCGACCCGGAAATTGCACATCAGGGCTGTGATGATTCCGGCACGGATGCGGTCACTTTCGCGCATGGCATAACCGCGAACCGTTGCAAGGTCGCCCGCTTCAACCCGCTTGGAATATTGCTTCACGTCCGAGATATTCTGGGCATAGCCACCGGGGAATTGCGAAATCGATGACGGTCCGAGACCGATCAATGTCTGGCAGCGATCATCCGTATAGCCCTGGAAATTCCGGTGCAGCGTTCCATTGCGCGCAGCGACGGCCAGATTGTCATCCGGCAATGCGTAGTGATCGATCCCCACCGGCTCGTAGCCGAAACCGATGAAGCTGTCCGCCACGACACGTGCCTGAGCGAAGCGCTCGTCAGCATCGGGCAGAAGGCTTGCATCGATCAGGCGCTGATTGGCGCGCCGCTGCGGAAGATGCGCATAACCATAGCAGGCAACACGGTCAGGCTTGAGCACTGCAACCTTTTCACAAGTCTCACGCAATGTCTCGACGGTCTGCAACGGCAGGCCGTAGATAAGATCGAAGTTGAGGCGATCAATGCCGACTTCCCGCAGCAGAGTTGCAGCCTTAGCAACCGTTTCTATCGGCTGAATGCGACCGATGGCTTTCTGAACCTCGGCATCGACATCCTGTACGCCGAGGCTGGCGCGGTTGACTCCCATGAGCGCAAGCGTTTGCACCAGCTGTGGGGTAACCGTGCGCGGGTCAAGCTCGATGGCGTGTTCCATCTCAGGCGCAAAATCGAACGCAACGCGCAGAGCGGCCAGAATGCTCGTAAACTGACGCGGGTTCAAAATTGAGGGCGTACCACCGCCCCAATGAAGATGGACGACATTGGGCCGTGCTGTCAGGCTCTTGCTGACAGTTTCGATTTCGCTGAGCAAAGAAGTGCAGAAGTTCTCGACCACGTCGTTGCGGACCGCCATCTTGGCATGACAACCGCAATAATGGCAGAGCTGCCGACAATAAGGCACATGGATGTAAAGGGAAACGCTTTCTTCCGGCCCGATCTGACGCAACCAACGATGAGTCGTATCGACCCCCACAGGCATGAAATCAGCAGCTGTCGGAAAGGACGTGTATCTGGGAACCGCCAACGCGGCGTAGCGTCTTATCGCTTCTTCATGCATAGCGCGTCCACCTTAAGCGTCGGGCGCTCCGGCGAGGCCCTGCCGGATATGCGCGCACCAGAACCGGGGCGACATTCCGCGGGGCAAGACGGCATGATGCGGCAAGGAAGCCCGCATGCATGACAGCCGATATTGCAATTCCCAGCCACA from Brucella anthropi ATCC 49188 includes the following:
- the era gene encoding GTPase Era, coding for MNNRTTPADGENEAGQTRSGFVALIGAPNAGKSTLVNQLVGTKVSIVTHKVQTTRALVRGIFIEDQAQIVLVDTPGIFRPKRRLDRAMVTTAWGGAKDADIILVLLDSQGGLNENAEALLSSMKDVRRKKVLVLNKVDRVDPPVLLELARKANELVAFDQTFMISALNGSGCKDLAKYLAENVPNGPWYYPEDQISDMPMRQLAAEITREKLYLRLHEELPYSSTVETERWEERKDGSVRIEQVIYVERESQKKIVLGHKGETIKAIGQSARKEISEILEQTVHLFLFVKVRENWGNDPERYREMGLDFPT
- a CDS encoding isochorismatase family protein, translating into MSAQDTALLVIDAQESFRHRPYYRDEEVSAYIERQQALIDGAKRAGIPVVQIFHVENEGPFSEASGLVKAISPLSIEPDAVFRKRRHSALVGSGLDVWLVANGIRRVLVSGIRTEQCCETTTRQASDFGYHVDFVSEATLTFPMTDASGHEWSAADIKARTELVLVNRFARIVTVEQALATSGERKAA
- a CDS encoding tyrosine phosphatase family protein, translating into MSRIVVTPLSQLATQLASHQPSHVVTLGSEAPVALPDGYDANRLSLTFNDIIEPREGLIAPDESHVRGLLNFAKSWPMDAPLLIHCYAGISRSTAAAYIIASALNPTLDESELAALVRSLSPSATPNIRLISLADQILERQGRMVASIRAIGRGADAFEGEVFSLPVRTGSNASKG
- a CDS encoding dihydroorotase, which codes for MAETFDTILKGATIVNHDGIGQRDVGIRNGRIAAIGSLSTHTAGEVIDCTGLHILPGVVDSQVHFREPGLEHKEDLETGSLAAVLGGVTSVFEMPNTKPLTTSAETLEDKIRRGRHRMHCDFAFWVGGTRDNANDVAELERLPGAAGIKVFMGSSTGDLLVEDDDGVRSILKNTRRRAAFHSEDEFRLKEREGLRVQGDPSSHPVWRDEVAALQCTERLVRIARDTGARIHVLHISTAEEIDFLKDHKDVATCEATPHHLTLSADDYKTLGNLIQMNPPVRDKRHRDGVWKGIDQGIVDVLGSDHAPHTLEEKQKPYPASPSGMTGVQTLVPIMLDHINAGRLTLERFVDLSSHGPNRIFGMARKGRIAVGYDADLTIVDMKRRETITHEQAGSKAGWTPYHGKTVTGWPIGTFVRGIKVMWEAEIVNANKGEPVEFLEALPHR
- a CDS encoding YciI family protein, which translates into the protein MFVVNLTYIKPLEEIGRHLEAHREFLDRQYADGVFLASGPKNPRNGGVILASGKVSKSELDAILRLDPFRQHGLATYDVVEFTPAKYAPPLGDIL
- the recO gene encoding DNA repair protein RecO, with translation MEWRDEGIILGTRRHGETSAIVEVMTREHGRHMGMVRGGRSRRMQPLLQPGNHVDVTWWARLDEHMGSFTIEPLEFAAARLIETPVALYGIQLAASHLRLLPERDPHRGLYETLRLIIEHFDDPLASGELVLRFEVMMLEELGFGLDLKKCAATGVKEDLIYVSPKSGRAVCRDAGAPWADKLLLLPGFVNNTAVRASSYDDIDHAFTMTGYFLMRHVWEPRAVTPPDARGGFLNALGRAISP
- the ygfZ gene encoding CAF17-like 4Fe-4S cluster assembly/insertion protein YgfZ, yielding MTTAVEVVNLSNRALVHITGEEAEKFLQAVITTDLDKLGPDNLKPGALLAPQGKILFDFLVSRIDGGLRFDLPASIAADFIKRITLYRLRAKAEITQLPESLVSVSWQTESHPSQNDSIKRDSRFPTELNVHRIYGPADGTTDESAWTKLRAEYGIAEGETDFAYNDVFPHDVNFDQTGGVSFPKGCFIGQEVVSRMQHRGTARRRVLVAHSDGNLPPMGTSITVDGREIGTTGSSADTIGIALVRIDRAKDAIDAGSPILAGETPITLTLPPHVRFAFPEAEAGNA
- the rnc gene encoding ribonuclease III — translated: MASANQAAAILEERTGHRFLNLKRLDRALTHSSVQAPSRANYERLEFLGDRVLGLTVAEMLFDEFPDASEGELSVRLNALVNAETCAAIADEIGLANLIHTGSDIKSLNDKRLLNVRADVVEALIATIYLDGGLEAVRPFVKRYWEKRSLQTGAARRDAKTELQEWAHQQGNVHPSYAIISRTGPDHDPLFAVEVTVKGFATETGEGRSKRIAEQNAAEAMLYREGVWKRDDSA
- a CDS encoding YfbR-like 5'-deoxynucleotidase — encoded protein: MASADRSSGKTRAWQRMLSGRRLDLLDPSPLDIEIEDIAHGLARVARWNGQTVGEHAFSVAQHSLLVDQIFNRLVPDASVEWQLLSLLHDAPEYVIGDMISPFKAVMGGNYKIIETRLENAIHLRFSLPITVPVQLKTLIKRADQVAAFFEATRLAGFTETEAVKYFGRPRGFDPAGLDIAPRPTQDVQTDFLARFAALDKARHPR